In the genome of Streptomyces globosus, one region contains:
- the folP gene encoding dihydropteroate synthase — MLRLGRREFDTHEPVIMAIVNRTPDSFYDQGATFRDEPALERVEQAVAEGAAIIDIGGVKAGPGEHVDAAEEARRTVGFVAEVRRRHPDVVISVDTWRHEVGEAVCEAGADLLNDAWGGVDPKLAEVAARYGAGLVCTHAGGVEPRTRPHRTAYDDVMADILRVTVGLAERAAALGVRRDAIMIDPGHDFGKNTRHSLEATRRLAEMAETGWPVLVSLSNKDFVGETLDRPVKERLLGTLATTAVSAWLGAQVYRVHEVAETRQVLEMVRAIQGHREPAVARRGLA; from the coding sequence ATGCTGCGACTGGGCAGGCGCGAGTTCGACACCCACGAGCCGGTGATCATGGCGATCGTGAACCGGACGCCCGACTCCTTCTACGACCAGGGCGCGACGTTCCGCGACGAGCCGGCCCTGGAGCGCGTGGAGCAGGCGGTGGCCGAGGGCGCGGCGATCATCGACATCGGCGGGGTCAAGGCGGGGCCGGGCGAGCACGTGGACGCGGCCGAGGAGGCCCGGCGGACGGTCGGCTTCGTCGCCGAGGTCCGGCGCCGCCACCCGGACGTCGTGATCAGCGTCGACACCTGGCGGCACGAGGTCGGCGAGGCGGTCTGCGAGGCCGGCGCGGACCTGCTGAACGACGCCTGGGGCGGGGTCGACCCGAAGCTGGCCGAGGTCGCCGCCCGGTACGGCGCGGGCCTGGTGTGCACGCACGCGGGCGGGGTCGAGCCGCGGACCCGGCCGCACCGGACCGCGTACGACGACGTGATGGCCGACATCCTGCGGGTCACGGTGGGTCTGGCCGAGCGGGCGGCGGCCCTCGGCGTCCGCCGCGACGCGATCATGATCGATCCGGGGCACGACTTCGGGAAGAACACCCGGCACTCCCTGGAGGCGACCCGGCGCCTGGCCGAGATGGCGGAGACCGGCTGGCCGGTGCTGGTGTCGCTGTCCAACAAGGACTTCGTCGGCGAGACCCTGGACCGGCCGGTCAAGGAGCGCCTGCTCGGCACGCTCGCCACGACCGCGGTGTCGGCCTGGCTGGGCGCGCAGGTCTACCGGGTGCACGAGGTCGCCGAGACGCGGCAGGTCCTGGAGATGGTCCGGGCGATCCAGGGGCACCGGGAGCCGGCGGTGGCCCGCCGGGGACTGGCCTGA
- a CDS encoding TIGR00730 family Rossman fold protein, translating to MGNHRDAEGGVRRPEEQQLGPVLRRRSQVQAGSTTDQRLLDTVGPSEWVHTDPWRVLRIQSEFIEGFGTLAELPPAISVFGSARTPAGSPEYEAGVRIGSALVEAGFAVITGGGPGAMEAANKGAREANGVSVGLGIELPFEQGLNQHVDLGLNFRYFFVRKTMFVKYSQGFVVLPGGLGTLDELFEALTLVQTQKITRFPIVLFGTDYWNGLVEWLRNTVIAQGKASERDLYLFHVTDDVEEAIALVTKEVGK from the coding sequence ATGGGCAACCACCGCGATGCCGAGGGAGGCGTCCGCCGACCCGAGGAGCAGCAGCTCGGACCGGTGCTGCGCCGCCGGAGCCAGGTGCAGGCGGGCAGCACGACCGACCAGCGGCTGCTGGACACGGTCGGGCCCTCCGAGTGGGTGCACACCGATCCCTGGCGGGTCCTGCGCATCCAGTCGGAGTTCATCGAGGGCTTCGGCACGCTGGCGGAGCTGCCGCCCGCGATCAGCGTGTTCGGCTCGGCGCGCACCCCGGCGGGCTCGCCCGAGTACGAGGCCGGCGTCCGCATCGGCAGCGCGCTCGTCGAGGCCGGCTTCGCCGTGATCACCGGCGGCGGCCCCGGCGCCATGGAGGCCGCCAACAAGGGCGCCCGGGAGGCGAACGGGGTCTCCGTCGGCCTCGGCATCGAGCTGCCCTTCGAGCAGGGGCTCAACCAGCACGTCGACCTCGGGCTGAACTTCCGGTACTTCTTCGTCCGCAAGACGATGTTCGTGAAGTACAGCCAGGGCTTCGTCGTCCTGCCGGGCGGACTCGGCACGCTGGACGAGCTGTTCGAGGCCCTGACCCTGGTCCAGACCCAGAAGATCACCCGCTTCCCGATCGTGCTCTTCGGCACGGACTACTGGAACGGGCTCGTCGAGTGGCTCCGGAACACGGTCATCGCCCAGGGCAAGGCCTCCGAGCGCGACCTGTACCTCTTCCACGTCACCGACGACGTGGAAGAGGCCATCGCGCTCGTCACCAAGGAAGTCGGCAAGTGA